The genome window TGGAGACCCATCCCCTCCTTCCTTCTTGCAAGACAGTGACGCTGGTAAAGCCGTTGCAACCGCTTTAGTTGATGGAAACCGCAGCAAACTTCAACAATTCTCGGACGTTCTCTTTGAAGATGACACAGACAGACGCTGGCATCCTCGTGTCCGGGAACTGCTTGTGATGACGTTGTTGCTACGTTACGACCAATTCTTGGCTGTGCTAAGAAGACACCCGGATGCATACATCTCAGATTCATTCAAGTCTTACCCGCGATTCGATCTTGATAAGTCCTGCAACTACACAACAATCCGAAATCATCTTTTCGTGTGCCGAGTTGAGCGGGCATTAGAAAAAGCAGGTGTGGACAAGTCTATATTTAACGACTGGTGTAAGTGTGCCCGCAGTGCTTTCATTGAACGCAACCTCATTGCAATTCCGGATCTCTCGTTGTATGGTGGAACCAACAAAAGGATAATGTTAGACCCGCGCTTTTTCATTGACCACATGAACAGTATTGCTTCGCTGGCCCAGTCAAATCACCACGTTGTCCAACAGCTACGTCGTCAACTGAACGACATGCAGGAACTCATGACTCATGGTTTGAACCTGAACCATCGGCTCCACGTGGATCAATGTACCTTGTTGACTTCTGTTCGAAGAATGGAGACTCATCTCCTAGGCAACCGTCCGGAAACCGTATCGCCGTCACCTTCCTCTAACGTTACCccgttcactgtcagtatgAAAGGTTTCACCAACCAGAAGTCAATGTCTGATGTCTTTGTGTCCTTTTTCGATGAAGATTACCGCGCCGGTTTCGAATTGGATAAGAAGAGTGAAGCTTGGAAAGAGGATATGGATGCACCTGAGAAGAAACGTTACAAGAATTTGTTTACTAAGATCAAGCGTGCGATCAAAATAGCCTTGATGCATGTAGACGAGTTTCCGTTGATCCCTGATGATCCATCAAAATACAAAGAAGTTCTCCGAAGAACAGCAACTGTAGCAGAAGAGCGTATCCGCAACAGTCTCGATTACGGAGACAAAAAGATCAGCATCTATACGCTGGTGAACCTTCCTGATATCAAAGACCGGGAGAAGACGTTGAAGCTTCCAGACGACACACCAGAGGAAATGCGTAAATTCTTTACTAAAAAATACTTAAAAATCATTACCGCCCTTTGTAGCGAAAATAGTCAGTGATCAATTCCTGGTTACACAATTTAACCCTTAGGTTAGGTGGTCTCCTAGGCTCTCGTCTAACCAGCCGCTGCAAGTCGGGATGAAGCCCAGTAAGGCAATAATAGTCTACGAAAAGAGTGTACTTATTCATGAAGGATTTCAGCAAACTAACGGAAGATAGTTTGGTATTACTCAAGCTGGAACCTCCTTTCAGTATAAGTTTAATCGATTTCTTCTTAACAGTAGATTTATCACCGGAGTTAATCATCATCTAGGATCAATACATTCACTCCATTCTCTACGATGTATTCAATGATTGTCAGTCCATAACCTGGAACAAAATGCCGGTCACCTATGACAATACCCATTCCGCGATCTTCACAAACCGATACAACATGCCCAGTATCTTTGACGTCATACTCGTGCATCTCTTCGCAGTAAGGACACTTCACACTAGTTGTACCTTGTTGCCTCAGTGCAATCGGCCTCTCGTAATATTCCTGCAAATACCGCTGCATCTGTTCCAAACTCATGGGGAGGCCTCCCCCAAGAGCAGCTTCATTCGCACATACAACTTTTGAATTGTTCTTCATGGTTTCTTTCCCAAGTTATGATCAAATCAGATGCCAACAGACCCCAACTACAAATGTAAGGCCGTGTCTAACCTCTGCGCCCAACAAGTCAAAGTGTTATCACCGCGGGGTATTTTGCGCGCGTTTCCCCCGAATGAAAATGGACGGGTTGGACAGGAGTGGGAAAACCATTATTACCCCACTCCCGTCCGTCCGTCCATGTTTGGAAACTTTCCGAAAACACGTCAGCATCATTTAAGACCCCAAACATGGACCCAAGCCCTGCCGGCGATTGAGGCCGGCGATTGAGGCTCCCTCATCATATGACATCCTCGCCTTCATTCTCGTCCATCCGTCATCCCTCATCATATGACATCCTCGCCTTCATTCTCGTCCATCCGTCATATACTCATCAATATACGTCATATACTGATCATCCCTCACCAATACGCCATACATATCATCATACACTCATTCATATAACGTCAATATAACGTCGTCATTTACCTATCGTTGTTCATTGTTGTTCATTTCATCATACGCCATATGTCATTCATACGTCATATACGTCATACATCATCCCTCACCAATACGCCATACATATCATCATACACTCATTCATATAACGTCAATATAACGTCGTCATTTACCTATCGTTGTTCATTGTTGTTCATTTCATCATACGCCATATGTCATTCATACGTCATATACGTCATACACTCATTCATATAACGTCAATATAACGTCGTCATATACCTCTCGTTGTTCATTGTTGTTCATTTCAGAATTTAGGTGTCAGAATTGCGAATTTTCTAGCTACACCCATAaaaaaaacaaaaaacaaaGCCTCTTCAAACCTCGAACAGTCTCATTATTTTAAGTTAAAAATTACCCGGCATTTAAACCAAAGTGTGGAATACTGCAAGAAAGACGGTAACTGGACTGAAGTAGGAGAATGTCCTGCTGAGAAACCAACCCAATGCGACTTAGAAGCTTTCAAGCAATCCGTCTGTGTTGAAGGCATATTTGACCATCATGAACTTCAAGAACTTCACAGCACAGTCTGGGCTAATTATCGAGACAAGTTCTGCATAGACTACATTTCCCAGCATCTTCCACGAGATCCCATTCCGACTCATCCCCTCCGTGATTGGCAGTCCAAATTATATCAAAAGCTCATTCTAGCTCCACATCCTCGTGAAATCATATTTGTTGTAGATTCCGTTGGTAACCAAGGGAAGAGTTGGTTCTCAAAATACTACAGATCTCTTCATGAAAAAAACACTCAAATAGTGAAACCATGCAAAGCAGCCAATATGGCTTATATGATCAAGGAAGCGTCAAGAGTATTCTTCTTTGATCTTGTGCGTTCTCGAAAACTCTACCTCCAATACGACTTTGTGGAAGAACTGAAAGATCGTGAAGTCGTGAGCCCTAAGTATCACACTCGTTTGGTTCAGTTGTGCACCACTCCGCATATCATGGTCCTCATGAACCATTACCCTGATATAACCCGCCTGTCACATGACAGATACGTCATTTATAAAATTTGCGATGAGAACCCTAATTTTGACCCCGTTGGTGtttctattgaagaacaaaaagcCGCGGAACTTCGAATGTCGAACCTCCGTGAAGAACAAAACCATCGTGAATATTAGTTAGCCTAAACCTTATCCTTCTGGTGATGATGCTCAAAATCCCTTCCCTCAATTGCATCGACCAGAAGCTTGATAATAAATTTAGGATCTTTGGTAAACGTTTTCGAATTACCTGCCCGAGACAGGTGACCCACCGTCACCAATTGCTTATCAACACAGACCAGACGACCTAGATTAATTGCGTCTCCAAAACTTGAAGGATAACAAATGCAGCATTTTCCTAGCCATCGCCTAATGTGAGGTAGCCCGCAAGGAGACTTTAGACTTACATACCCCTTCAGCATCAAACAGGGTTTATCCCAATTCACGACCTTGGAGATGCATGCAAATCGCGCCACCCTTTCAAACAACCGTATCAGGTATGTAAGCGACTCCTCTCTCGTGCTTTTGGTTTTAGCCCTATCCCCGTGCCGGCTGTAATTAAAGAAGAGACAGAAAACATAACGTTTCGCCGATGTTGTCATTTTACCTTAATTGGCAATCCTCTCTGTTAACACCAATTCTTTCCGGTTTTTATGAGAGACCAAGACTAATATAATCTTTATCTTATTCTAAGGTTCTGGTCCATAGAACGTCCTAACTTTGATTCTGGTACCGCCCTCATTGCCCCGTAGCTTGTAAACCAGTAGCTTAACGACCTGGCTATCGTCATGAAAGACAATACCCTGCATTGCATCTAACGTGAACTTCGCCAAATTGTCAATATCCGGTTTAACTGTCTCGAAAGGATTAGCCCTCCCCGGTTTCAATGCATTAATTCGCTTATTCCCATCGTAGTCGCTGTTAGGCCTTCGAATATAGAAGAACAAATTAACCTCAAGGCATTCACCGCGTGGAAACACAACACCATCTTCAGGCAACAGAGCTTGCAACTTCTTAGAAAACTCCTTCAATTGCCTCGTCGCAGGGTTGAACCAAATTCCACGCCCCAAACGAGGCCTCGGCATAGGGATAGGTTTCCCTTCGATGTAGACGTCAATAGGCCTTCCAGTGTCCCTCGTCAAATCAATTACTGAAGGAGCCATGATAGGTGATAATCCCATTGGATACAACATGTCACATTTGGACCCAACGTTGTTTGGACCCATCCTCATCTCACTCCAAGAACCCCAATGCAGTTTGGATCATTCGCGCCAATTACTGTACCCCGAAATATCTGGATTATGATCGGTTTTTCTGGACGCCTCCGGACACGGGACCGAATGAGGAATGAGTCCCATTACGCAACGCACGTCCCCGCCTGCCGACCCTCGCCCGGTAACATGAGATGCCCACGACCAAGTCACCGGTACCCACATGATGACTCCTTTTCGTTTGGCAACCGGGATAGTTTTTTCTTCAACCCAGTCAAGCTGAAACCGAAAGGCTCCTGCTCGCCAACAATCAATCCAATAAATACAAATCCAAAGCCATTCATCTTGTAAAACGTCCTCATGTTGTAGTCATGACAAATGGTTGGCCTCAAAAGACACCCAATGACGAAGTATCTGCACCTCACCGGGAATGATTTCAAATGGAGTCACGGTTATAAAGCTGACGAAGGCGGAGCGTTTGCACCAGGATTTCACCTCCCAGCATTGACGCCTCAAATGTCACGAAAGAAACCCCGGCAGCTAGACGAAGATAAAGAAAATCTAACAGCCGCTGACAAGTACATTAAGAAAGTGCAAGACGGCGCCGGTAGCCGTAAATTCAAAAATTTCCTAGGTAACAAACCAATGGAACAACACACCCGCAAAACCTAGTCGAAAACGTTTTTTTTTAGGGTTAGctagtttacagttagtgtaGTGTAGTCCTCTCCTCAATTCCTCTTCCGAGCTTAGTACAGCATATGAATCCATAAACCGGTACCTTCTCGACCCTAACTTATCTCTCGGTCCCCGCTCGATGGTTCAGTGTATTCTTTCCCAACGTCCGGCGGTGCTTTAGCATACTTGCGCACGGCCTTGAATGTCAAAAAAATCGAGAGGATACTGGTGATGgccaacaaaaaaagaacGGCAATCGATGCACCATGGTCCAATGACCAAGAGCCATAATCACTATCCTCATCTGCAGCATAGTTGTAACCCACATCACTGACGCAGCTGGACGACAAGTATCGGTCAGTCACAGTGTCAGTATAAGTGATACATTTGGTGTTACCATCACAGCCACGGCCGCTCAATCCGCAGCGGTCCAACCCATTGTGCGTCAATTTACGGTAGGCAACACCAAATTCCTGGGCCAAGAGGTCAGGGTCGGTGGCAAATGCCTCAGCGTGCGGGCGCGTCATTGGATTAGCTTTAAGGAAGAAGTCAGACCTAAGGCGCATCTTCAACAGCTTAACATCGCAAGGGGAATCCGACGTGTTGTAGACACCATCCGCAAAGTTACAACCACGCATAGCCTGGGCTTCGCAATTAAGCGGATCCTCGGACAACTCGGTTTTACAGGTTGAGGGGGGCGTAGTATCTTCCACAACAGCGGGAATGTCACTGGAAAAGGGGTCCTCCATGGACATATAGGATACAGTACCGTTCTTGTAAGTGCATACTTTACGCCAGAGCCAGTCATCCTTGAgcaagtcgacgaagaactCAGGCACTCCTGTCTCTGGATCGGACCAGGAGAGAGGATCGGTTGTCCATTGTCCTTGATATCCAGAGCACATCCCATGGGCAGAGCCAAAGTTGTGTCCACCCCCAATAACGGCAACCAGTTCGGAGACAGTGAGGTTATACATGGTCACAAAGTGCATCATTGGATCGTTATCAGGCGATGCCATTGATTGGGTATAGGCCAACTTCTCCAGGTCCACACGGCCGCCCTGGACCCGAATGAGGTCCATGCGAGGAAAGCCCATAGAATCAAGCGCGACAACTCCGGCAATAATGACAGCGTCGGCAAGGGAAACAATAGCGGAATTGTTAAGTCGACTGTTGATCTCGTCTGTAGCAGTCTGGATACAACCATtcatgtcgtcgtcgagctCTGCCTGGTTGAAGATCGTTCCTCCATTGGACCCGCCAGAACCGGAACCGTGGTGATAGGACCCACTGGAGTGGAAGGACGTACGGAGAAGGAGTGGAGCGAAACCACGATAACTGTCGTCGGGATTGGAGTCAGCGCCGCTGTTCAGAAGATCATATACTTTCTGAGCAACGTAACAGTAAGcaattttttccttttcctgaAGCGTGACGAACCAGGGAGCGTGAAAGAGCTGACTGAGCTTTCCCTTTTCCTGTATCGAGAGAGTAGCCCACCAAGCTGCTTCTTCCGAAGGCAACAAGACATCGGTTCCTTTGCTCGGGCTCAGAACAGGATCCTGAGCAGACAAGGGCTGAGCCGACAAGGGTACAGCGACCCAAAGTAGGGCAAAAACGAAATGCACGGAAGGGAGAATCATCATTCTGAATTCATCAATTATTGTGAGGTCCATGAGAACAACCTGGCTGCAAACTAaccgtgacagtgagttAACTTGAGTAAGTCGTACTAGAGTACTAGTTTCACGATCTTGAACTTTTACGATTTGGATCTTTTACCATCATCCGGAACGCATAGCATACGTGCGTACACACGTTTCCTTCCGTATAATCAATCGTACCAAATCTCACCGGTTAACACAAACCATGAATAACCCGCACTGTTGGATAAGCAAGAAACCCGAGCGACGTGAAATTCGGCAACCAAGACACTCTCCTGGCAAGATACTTCACATCTACCAAATTAATGCACGTCTAACAAACTAAttctacttacagttagagatCATTTTCTACCATCATCAGGGTTAGGATCAATAGCCTGGTATACATCCGGCAAGCCAGCACCGTTGCAAGCAAGGCGTCCCGCTACTTGCCCAAGTCCCCACATTCTCTCCACGATCGACTCCCGATTCGATTGTTGACAGAGCTGATCTGCTTCCAGTTACTGCGCAACTCCAGTTGCTAGCGTTAAAAACAACCTAATGAGCGAAGGGCTCTTGCGAGAGAGAGTCTCGTCGTGTTGAAACTGTTGCAAACAGATTACTTTTCCCTACCAGTGCtttctgctgctgctacttGCTACTGTTACAGTTGCTCGCTTGTGCGACCGAACACGAGAGTATGCAATTCTCACCAACGCCGCTGGAAGAGCCGCGGTGGGATCGCACGGTGAAAGTCGTCGTCTCTCCCGCCACGGTTACGGTCTCGAGACCTTCTACAGATCGCGCGACGGAACACGACAGCCATGAGGGCAACGGGGACACGCCCATGGATAGGCCGCTAAATCCGATAGTCGGTTGTTTGAGCATGGAAGCCGGAGAACCTACTCAACAAGCAGAACACGCGGGAGTTGGCGAGGAggtgttggaaaagacggcCTATGTGGAGGAAGGAGCATCAGTGCTAGGAGCCGAGACGCTTGTTCCGGATGCTGCCTCTGAAGATGAGCGCGATGTTCCGATGATCACGACAACAATTCCAGCTTACGCAATTCCACCAATATCCGTGCCGAGCAACCAAAAGAACACGGACGTTGATACGAACACGACTGAAGTACCGCCCTTTGCCATGGGAGATCACGTATATCGCTTGACGGGACCGTTTGGATTGTCCCAACATCACGGCATCGTACTGACTGTGGCACGGAACGAAACGTCGCCCCTCGAGTGGATCTTGGAGATTGCTGACTTTGATGCTTTGCTGGGAGCCCAGTCGGATCTTGATCAGAATGAAATGAGACAAACGGATTGTACGTCCACACCGCAACATGCTGGTACGGTTGAAGCAATGTCACAGTCCCCCCACACAGCCGAACTCGAAAATGCCGACGCGGAGAATTTGGAGTCAGTCGATAATCACGAGACGCCCCAAAAAATTGACGTCGCACTCACTTCACAGTACGTTCGAGAGTATCGCACGTCCGATTCCACGGTGACTTGGCACAAGGTACAGTACCACGCACGCTGGCTGCGCCGTCATTTCGGTCGTAGTGGAACGTGTACCGCAGCCGCAGCCGACGCTCCGGGTATGGTTCGAGCCCGGGTggactttcttttgcatcaCCCCGAGGCCTTACCGCCTTATCACATGCTCCAAGCCAATACGGAGTGTGTCGCGGTTTGGTGTCGAACTGGTACATGGGCTACGTTGCAAGCCACGTCTTGGTTAGCCGTGACGGCGGCGGGACAAGCCAAGTCGGCCGCGACGCTAGCAACCGTCGCCGCGTCCACCACCGTCACCGTTCCTGCGGCCGGACTCTGGGGTTGGATGGGCTACACCTCCCAGGCTAGTTTGGCCGTCACCCAACCGCACCTTCTACCGGCCATTGCCGCCTACGGAGCCGTGACGGTGGGACTCCCGCTGTTGTTTCtccaaaaggccaagcaaaaatggaaagacgtcACGGTTCAACTCAATACGGCCTTTTGGGACTGGGCTCAGTCGTCGGAGGACTTTGTCGAATCTCTGCTGCAGTGGAGCAGCCAACACGATCCTGTGGTTCTTGTCGACTAAAGAAGACAGGATCAATGATGGCAATTGAAAATTCATGTTGAGACCGTAACGTCGGAAGGTTAGTCATGGACGTTTTGAGGTGCATCTGAAGTCCTCCCGTTGTTgtctttgctgttgcttttgATGAACTAGTCTTGGTCATGCTGAAGAGTTACGGCAGTACGGCTCAAACTGACAGCGTTAAATTACTTGAAGAGCACTAACACCCAATCATTCACTCAAAGCTATTTGTCATTGAAGTAATGGCAATGCGATCGATTGTCGGAGTAGCTTGGATGACTAATGTCCGTGACTCCTCGTGAGCAACAGGATGAGGGCACTATCTATCGAGGTATCGCTCACGAGCTTCAGCAACTCACAAAATAATATTACATACGTCCAGATTGACATTGATGATGCCGATACCTTAGCAATGGACGTTGGACATCTACAATGTCCTCTTCAAAACCAGTAATTGACACTAATAGATGTACTCAAGGCACGAACATAATGCCATGTACGAGCGGGAATGAACAAGGCGTCGCCTGGTAGGAGCAGCACTTCTGTGTACTCGGCGTCCCGAGCCTTGCCGTGCACTGCCCAGTCTTCGCGCTCACAGTCCACGTCACTCATGTTGCCTTGCAACCCGTATGTCCCCGATGTGCTCACGTATAGATTGGGCGTTGCGTCGCGAGGATAGAGGCGCACATACTTCGCTCCCACCAGTTGCACAAACAGATTGTCGTACGAATCAAAATGTAACGGTGTACGGGTACCGCCCGTGCCCATCCACACGTAGGTGTGGGTTGGTCCATCCGCACCACACAGAGTTGGCGGGGTACCCAGATCTCCTTGCAAGGTAGGTATTTGGTCCAGTACGGCGTGTTGGGCCAAATACGCAACGTGTGAGGTGTCCAGAGATGCGTCCAGACTCCAAACTTGACGTCCAGCACTCTCTACTAAGTATGACTGTACAAAGTCACGTATAGTCATCATGTTCTCTTTCATTCCGACTGTACTCATCATTGACCCTAGCTCAATAGGTATTATGCGGTGCCCGTGGTGCTCGACAAAGTAGCAAAAGTCGCGCCATTTCGAAACTGCGGGGTAATGGGACGCCATTCCAGGTACAACAAAAGGTTTCGACCGGGACGTATAGAGGGACACTAAGTGGTCGTTGGACACAGTGTAGTCCAAAGATTCTACGGGGTATTGAATTGCTTTAGAGAGTCCTTTCGTGTGCAACAAAGCCGTCAATACTGATAGCCGATAGGTCCGGCACTCGGCACTCCAACGCCGGAGGGTACGGTGCCGAGGCCATTTCTGCCGCGTGCGTTTCCACGTAACCAAAAAATTCGGCTAATCGATCGTCCTTGCGAGACAATCCCAGGACCATGCCTTTATCGAGTACGCGCATAGCGTGCAGAAAGTAACAAACATGGGTCAAGCCAACTGTAGCTGCCAGGACGGCGCACCAGTACGCCTCGCGGTAGTTCGTGTTTGGCCACGCCGAGTTTGTTTGGAGTAAGGAAAACAAACAGTCTTCCAATTCAGTTCCCACGATACGGCACATGCAGTAATCGCGGTCGCCCAAGGCTACGACACATTGGCGTAACAGGTTTGGCAAGGGTGTATCGTCCGGCAACGAGATGGAACGAGCCGTTTGTATCACAAAGGCGGATACCAAGGCCGAGATTGAAAGGGGAATAGAACCAAACGTGGAATGGTTGGCGGCTGAATCTAAACGCTCCAAGCGTCGTTGGAGGGCAACCTCTCCATTGCTTGGTTGATTGTATTCCTCATCCGCATCTttttcgtcatcttcgtcatcatccgaGGTCCCGAACAGCTCATCCGGGTCTACTTTATTGGTTTCTGTGGAAGGATGATGCGTTTCGCCCGCCTTTTCACACTGACATTTGGGACATTCACAGACAAAGCCGTAGTTTTCCAATGCCTCTTGTCGTTCCGCCCACGGTACGTTGGCGTCAATGTACGAAATGGTCAATTCCTCTCCGGCTTGAATGTCCCGGAGGGCCACACAGTAGGCGACCAGCGGATGCAGGGCTCCCCAACCGGTGCGTTTGTAGAGAACAATAACGTTCGGGTCACAGGAATGGTTCATTTTGCAGGTTGTCGCGTACATGGCTGTCCCGTCCAGTGGTGGGAATATGTAATCCAGGTCGTCTCCGGTCGTATCCCGCTCTTCCAAGGATTGGTCGGCCTGGTCACGGACCGctccgtcttcgtcgagaaaGAGTCCCGCCAAAAAGGTGGCAATTTCGTCGACTGAATAATCCCACTCGCCATCGTCCGACGGTATCGACGAGTGGGATCCGGTGGTGTCGTGGACCTTTTCTACACTGTCgtggtcgtcatggtcaTCATCAGTGTCGTCATCACTGTTTGAGTCGTTTCCAATGAACCCGGCTTGTACCAGACACTGTACAATATCGTCGTGACAGTCTCGACGGACTCGGTCACGAAAGATATCCCGCGCGAGGACGTGACGTTGGCGAATGCCCATGGCGTTTTGTTCGCAGGCGCCGATTCGTCGGGCCACGTCGAGTGCCGTCAGTGGCGGGATGGGCGTCTCGGCCAAGGCCGCGTTCAAACACCCGGCCGCGTCATCGCAAAGGCGACGGAGGGTGACGGCGTCATTGGTAAAGTTCCCGGGCTGCTCCGACGCGGAAATCACGTCCCACCAGGGTGTCATGCAAAAGTCGAGGTAGCGCGACGATGCGGTAGGAttggtggtagtagtagtagtagtacgGGATTGTACGGGTACGGATTCCGTCGTGTCGGGTAGTGTCCGAGTGCGCGTGACGTCCAGATGCTGTGCGACCCACCAGGTGGCCACCAAGAGTAGAATTTCGTTGGTTTGAACCGCCAAGGTTTTGAATTGCACCAGGGGATGATCCGGTGCGCAGTGTCCGGTACAGAGATACCGATGATGAGCCGCCCAGACATCTCGTTCGCAGTCTGCGGAGCAGTACACGAATCCACAATTTCGTCGACACGGAACGGTCCGGTATTCTTCGGaatggtcgtcgtcgtcgtcatcgtccagtGTAGAAGACGCGGACGACGGCGTGGGACTCCGCGACCAGCGGTGTTGGAGTGCACGGACGGGTCCTCCGAGAAAGGCGTGACACGCCGCACAGGTCCAAGCGTCCGGTCGGTTTTCGAGAGATGGTAGTGCGAGTAAGGGGCGTTCGATCCAAAGCAAACGCCCCCGGGGTTGTGCTTTCGTCGCCACGAGGTGACGACCCCGCGTCGGTGACTCCGCCCGCACGTGACTGTGGCGGGAGGCCGTACCATCCCACGGTACCGGCATCACGGAGGTTGTGTGCTGTATGCTGGGGGGTTACGAACTGTCGTGACCGTGTGACTCGGATACAGTCTCTGGTCGAGAGTGACTAccttttcgtcgttggttTCGTCGCCGGATGCCCGGAACAATTAGTGTTCGTACCTAGCTTCCTTTATTGGATTTATTGGATGGATTATTCGATGGATTATTCGATGGATTATTCGATGGATCGATGTTGGATCGATTGATTTGTGACAGGAACGGAAGGGATGGAACGGGAACCGGTCAGGCGAATATAGGGTTGGggttgcagcaagaacactCCGTTCCGTTCCTTGACACTGTGACTGGTAGTTGTCGGTGCTCGTCCTCCGCCCGTAGGGGTCCACCGCGCAACCAACACCGTTCCCTTTTCACACTGAACGAACCGACTGACTGACAGACTAGTGGGCTGGACGGATCGGACAGGTTCGTCTTGACATGGCTGGAAATGGATGGTATCCAGTTACCGGTAGTAGTTACCTAACGCGCATCGTCAACTCTCATTGACTGTTGATTGATTGCTTACAGTTATTCCATCTCCTCCCTGCAAGTACGTCTCTTCCTATCGACGCATTCCTACTCATACACACAGTCCCACCACTTTTTGTTACCCGTCGTCATGCCATTGGGTCGATACGGAGTCGTCCTCCTcgcggcggcggcgtcgtCGCACTGGGGCGAGACGTCGGCCTGGGCCCCGTTCGTATCCCACCGGACACGTCCCCACCGCATCACCACTCCCCGTCTCATGTCCACATCTCCCTCGAATGCCGTCAAGCGTTTGCCGGATTCGGCCGTCGAACTCGCCATTCCCGTCCCGGCGGCGGCCACGCAGGCCGCCTACGACAAGGTTTGTCGGGAACTCGCCCGGACGGTGCAGATTCCCGGATTCCGCAAGGGATCCCGGATTCCTCCGCCCGTACTGGAACAAGCCTTGGCCGCCAAGGGGGGACGCAACGCGCTCAAGACGCAAGCGATTAACGAACTCGTCGGGACGCTCGTGGAACCCGCGCTCAAGGACGCCAACCTACAACCCATTGGACAACCCACCTTGCTCGTGCCCGCCGAAGAACTGGCCAACGACTTTGAAGCCGGCAAGAGTGTCACTTTGACGGTCCGGTGCGATGTATGGCCGGATGTGGAATGGAAACGGGATCCGGACCGGGCGGACGATCCCGACGCCAAACCCTATTTGGGTTTGACCGGATCCTACCGCCGCAAACCATTCAATCAGCCGAAACTCGATTTGGCGCTGAACGATTTGCGGGAGCGCTACGCAACCCTCGTACCCATCACCGACGCCGAGTATCGGTTGCAAATGGGTGACGCCTGTACGGTCAATATGGTCGGTTACCTCGCCACTCCCCAAGGCGACAAGGGAGAACCCTTGCCCAACGCCGCCTCGGGAGACCGCGTCGAAGTCATTCTCGGTACGGGACGATACATGGAAGGACTCGTCGAAGGATTAGTCGGAGCCAAAGTAGGCGAAACCAAAGCCGTGCAAGTTAACTTTCCCGAGGTAAACGATCGAGACACAAAACCAAACaacgaggaaaagaaaaacacaTTCCTCGTCCGTTGCAACGTATGGGACAGATGACAAACTCAC of Phaeodactylum tricornutum CCAP 1055/1 PHATR_bd_31x35 genomic scaffold, whole genome shotgun sequence contains these proteins:
- a CDS encoding predicted protein; protein product: MPVPWDGTASRHSHVRAESPTRGRHLVATKAQPRGRLLWIERPLLALPSLENRPDAWTCAACHAFLGGPVRALQHRWSRSPTPSSASSTLDDDDDDDHSEEYRTVPCRRNCGFVYCSADCERDVWAAHHRYLCTGHCAPDHPLVQFKTLAVQTNEILLLVATWWVAQHLDVTRTRTLPDTTESVPVQSRTTTTTTTNPTASSRYLDFCMTPWWDVISASEQPGNFTNDAVTLRRLCDDAAGCLNAALAETPIPPLTALDVARRIGACEQNAMGIRQRHVLARDIFRDRVRRDCHDDIVQCLVQAGFIGNDSNSDDDTDDDHDDHDSVEKVHDTTGSHSSIPSDDGEWDYSVDEIATFLAGLFLDEDGAVRDQADQSLEERDTTGDDLDYIFPPLDGTAMYATTCKMNHSCDPNVIVLYKRTGWGALHPLVAYCVALRDIQAGEELTISYIDANVPWAERQEALENYGFVCECPKCQCEKAGETHHPSTETNKVDPDELFGTSDDDEDDEKDADEEYNQPSNGEVALQRRLERLDSAANHSTFGSIPLSISALVSAFVIQTARSISLPDDTPLPNLLRQCVVALGDRDYCMCRIVGTELEDCLFSLLQTNSAWPNTNYREAYWCAVLAATVGLTHVCYFLHAMRVLDKGMVLGLSRKDDRLAEFFGYVETHAAEMASAPYPPALECRVPDLSAISIDGFVAHERTL